In one Methylocaldum szegediense genomic region, the following are encoded:
- a CDS encoding DUF2897 family protein yields the protein MGMFWIGIVLVVGIILGNLMILLRTAKKPKIPDSVKSKPYKDDEDW from the coding sequence ATGGGCATGTTCTGGATTGGGATAGTGCTGGTGGTCGGCATTATTCTCGGTAATCTCATGATTTTGCTGCGGACCGCGAAAAAGCCCAAAATCCCCGATTCGGTGAAGTCAAAGCCTTATAAGGATGATGAGGATTGGTGA
- a CDS encoding secondary thiamine-phosphate synthase enzyme YjbQ gives MKSYRKELWFETPSRIAFINITPQVQACLRESGVREGLVLVNAMHITASVFINDDESGLHRDFESWLENLAPHEPISRYLHNRTGEDNGDAHLKRQVMGREVVVAITDGKLDFGPWEQIFYGEFDGRRRKRVLVKIIGE, from the coding sequence ATGAAGAGCTATCGTAAGGAACTTTGGTTCGAGACCCCGAGCCGGATCGCCTTTATCAACATCACGCCGCAGGTACAGGCGTGTCTCCGGGAAAGCGGGGTACGGGAGGGGCTTGTTTTGGTCAATGCCATGCACATCACCGCCTCGGTCTTCATCAATGACGATGAATCCGGGCTGCACCGGGATTTCGAGAGCTGGCTCGAAAATCTCGCGCCCCACGAACCGATCAGCCGATACCTCCACAACCGTACCGGCGAAGACAACGGCGACGCTCATTTGAAAAGGCAGGTCATGGGCCGCGAAGTCGTCGTGGCGATCACGGATGGAAAACTCGACTTCGGCCCCTGGGAACAAATTTTTTACGGCGAGTTCGACGGCCGCCGCAGAAAGCGGGTTTTGGTGAAAATCATCGGCGAGTGA
- a CDS encoding C39 family peptidase, with the protein MNGRSGLFRLTSLFAVCLAGAAPCSHAGAVQFSDGVVGPGFFDIKVTSFAERRFKTILKQQYDFSCGSAALASLLSFHYEDMVGELDVFADMWEHGDQQKIKQQGFSLLDMKRYLERRGYKADGYKIGLKELIQAKVPAITIINNKGYMHFVIVKGANDNEVLVGDPALGLKRMDRQTFTELWENRILFIIRNKKNIAGKYFNNAEEWSLSPKAPLGVAVDNGSLASFNLLQPGRYDF; encoded by the coding sequence ATGAACGGACGCAGCGGTCTTTTTCGGCTGACTTCTTTGTTCGCTGTGTGTCTTGCAGGCGCGGCGCCGTGCAGTCATGCTGGCGCCGTGCAGTTTTCCGACGGCGTGGTGGGGCCCGGATTTTTTGACATCAAGGTAACGAGTTTCGCCGAAAGACGGTTCAAGACGATCCTCAAGCAGCAGTACGATTTCAGTTGCGGTTCGGCCGCGCTGGCGAGCTTACTGTCGTTTCATTACGAGGATATGGTCGGCGAATTGGACGTTTTCGCCGATATGTGGGAGCACGGTGATCAGCAGAAAATAAAACAGCAAGGATTTTCGTTGTTGGACATGAAGCGATACCTCGAGCGCCGAGGGTACAAGGCTGACGGCTATAAGATCGGCCTGAAGGAGCTGATTCAAGCGAAGGTGCCGGCAATTACGATCATCAATAACAAGGGATACATGCATTTCGTCATCGTAAAAGGTGCGAATGACAATGAGGTGCTGGTCGGAGATCCGGCTTTGGGTTTGAAGAGGATGGATCGTCAGACATTCACCGAATTATGGGAAAACCGAATTCTTTTCATTATCCGAAATAAAAAGAATATTGCCGGAAAGTACTTCAATAACGCTGAAGAATGGAGTTTGAGTCCGAAAGCTCCGCTGGGCGTAGCGGTCGATAACGGTAGTCTAGCCTCCTTCAATTTGTTGCAACCAGGACGATATGACTTTTAA
- a CDS encoding sigma-54-dependent transcriptional regulator, producing MELTAGISRIERIFPASQARGDVRDLILLQPGWADALGLAKGLAEKGWRAHISMDTQEAIRCLRSNHFYVGIALLDANFSEEMQSQLSEVISESGFTEWIAIVDPGSLTSIEHAAFLSTFFFDFHTTPVDIRRLTYSLGHAYGAAKLNEASRGEFRLSVNQRFGLIGSSKAMSQVYDSIQKISRSDEPVIITGETGTGKELIARAIHGLSSRAEKPFIPVSCGAIPETLVQSEFFGHNKGAFTGAVEERIGHFEAAEGGTVYLDEIENLSPLGQVSLLRFLQEKELTPLGSKKPRTVDVRIIASAGPNLTEAVAAGVIREDLFYRLNVLHIDVPPLRERDTDAAEIAEYFVDRFNQGKRRNAKRLSKKAISAILEYSWPGNVRELMGCVNRAAVLSTGRLITEGDLGLSRPVRFSGRTLREVKAQAVEQAVMSALAESKSITSAARRLGVSRVTLYRLMEKHSITVPGAEHAAG from the coding sequence ATGGAACTAACAGCTGGGATTTCTAGGATAGAAAGGATTTTTCCGGCCAGTCAGGCCAGAGGAGATGTCAGGGATCTGATTCTGCTCCAGCCAGGGTGGGCCGATGCGCTCGGACTGGCGAAGGGACTTGCGGAAAAGGGCTGGAGAGCCCACATCTCGATGGATACTCAGGAAGCCATACGATGCCTCCGATCGAACCATTTCTATGTCGGCATTGCGTTGCTGGATGCAAACTTCAGCGAGGAAATGCAAAGCCAGCTTTCGGAGGTCATCAGTGAAAGCGGCTTCACGGAATGGATCGCGATCGTCGATCCTGGAAGCCTGACCTCCATAGAACATGCGGCTTTCTTGAGTACTTTCTTTTTCGACTTCCATACCACTCCCGTTGATATCCGTAGACTGACGTATTCGCTCGGGCACGCTTACGGCGCGGCCAAACTCAACGAGGCCAGTCGCGGCGAATTTCGTCTGTCGGTCAACCAGCGGTTCGGGTTGATCGGCTCGAGCAAGGCGATGTCTCAGGTCTATGACAGTATTCAGAAAATCAGCCGAAGCGACGAGCCAGTCATCATCACGGGCGAAACCGGAACGGGGAAGGAGCTGATTGCACGCGCGATCCATGGTTTGTCGTCCAGGGCGGAAAAACCGTTCATCCCTGTGAGCTGTGGAGCGATTCCCGAAACTCTGGTGCAGAGCGAGTTTTTTGGACACAACAAAGGGGCATTTACCGGCGCCGTCGAAGAGAGGATAGGGCATTTTGAAGCCGCGGAGGGCGGTACGGTATACCTGGACGAAATCGAAAATCTCTCCCCACTCGGACAGGTATCGCTGCTGAGATTTTTGCAGGAGAAAGAGCTGACGCCGCTGGGCTCAAAAAAACCGCGCACGGTAGACGTAAGAATCATCGCTTCCGCCGGTCCCAATCTCACCGAGGCGGTGGCAGCAGGCGTTATTCGCGAAGACTTGTTCTACCGGCTCAATGTCTTGCATATCGACGTTCCGCCGCTAAGAGAGCGCGACACCGACGCGGCCGAGATCGCGGAGTATTTCGTCGATCGCTTTAACCAGGGGAAGCGACGGAACGCGAAGCGCCTTTCAAAGAAAGCGATTTCGGCCATTCTCGAATATTCGTGGCCGGGTAACGTGCGCGAATTGATGGGCTGTGTGAATCGCGCCGCCGTTCTTTCGACCGGACGCCTGATTACGGAAGGCGATCTCGGACTATCGCGCCCGGTGAGATTCAGCGGGAGAACGCTGAGGGAGGTAAAGGCTCAGGCGGTCGAACAAGCGGTGATGTCCGCACTGGCGGAGTCCAAGAGCATCACCAGCGCGGCACGCCGCCTCGGCGTTT